Genomic DNA from Lactuca sativa cultivar Salinas chromosome 8, Lsat_Salinas_v11, whole genome shotgun sequence:
gattcattgaaactattcaatgacatgtttaaatctcgatatgcccctcttgtttgtgactgagataccgaggatcacaaagcgggtgtgaattaccatgcaaattcacatggtgccttcattgtaacgatcacctattcgatgtgccggtaaaccacacacgccccatcgaactatgataaacaatgaatcaccgttttccacctttgcttagaaccaatcaGTGTGcctgtaaaccacacacgctccactaacttcttagcaagggtgcaaagtgtaatttcatgggattgcatcaattcacttttcctaaagtaactaagattgggaaattttaaaaaatgtgtagttactttgtattacttattatacttttaatgagaggatgaggttggcctatcctacccgttcggctaacgaccctccaccaatcaagcaagcagtgggtgtgagtgtacacccattaagcgccattttataggccgcaaccttatacccaccttatagatcgacttcgtgaatgaggcctactaacggtaagactagcatttagttatacatatatatatatatatatatatatatatatatatatatatatatatatatattattctagtaatatcatattagtatagggttgtattttaaaccttttaaaatctagggtttgaaatttaagttgtctaaattaaaacttttaatcacaaatataaatttcaaaaaaatcggatttaggttgatctattatgattaaggtaagtttccataagataattatgaaaaaatcccgaatctggccattcctgacgcttggactcgcggagtgcacaaagggactcgccgagtcaggcctactcgccgagtccactttggaactcgccgagtccatgactcagaaaccaaaaaatcgaattttgcaggtttgtttcagttaatcaagcaacaatttaaagaaaaccaagctaggctctgataccactgatgggttttggccataagaactttcctatgtgcgcatgcaaaaccctaatgcttggatctaggctttctaattaaacatgctttgaatccaagacttctaatggctaattaggttaaataacaacattgaaacagatctagaaccatacctttgaattccttgttgatcttgtagtcttggagcttctagagtcacaaatgtcactcctctaatggcttacaaacaccaatagcaaagaagatgatttaggagagaggagagggaaggaaatcggccagggttctcttactttaggtgagatgccgatttctcttagccatggggtctatttatacttgtatactccttaaggattacaatctaaaccctaattggataatcttctcttaaggctatccaaatcctttccttagataagcaatggacgatttcgaagctatcctagcttctagaatccgtccactatatatctataaggatttacagtctaaagcttaactatcaaacaattgacagtttatacccctttatttaattaatctctttaagtcaccaaattaattccaattaattctatgacttatattaataaaataacaatatattattctttatattattctcataatatattaataatatttactctctcttaataaatcatcctatcaagttgctatggtgaaggcaacccaaaaggaccatgcacaaccgggtcaaatacttgcctaatatagttgtagccttaaacactattccaacaaaaaggGTATAGACtgattgtcccgtgtctctgttgATCGACtctacttgccttgtactacttttgaGTGCAATATAGTAGTGTTACTtaggagtatatcgtacccctttatttgttgggtctgacacccctaacacacacacacacacacatatatatatatatctatatatatatatatatatatatatatatatatatatatatatatatatatatacagtagtTTATAACTTGTGGGAACCACAGTTACAAAATTCAAAATTGGTATATAAATCAGTTATTCTTatctaaaattaacaattttaatcATTCTTTACTTTGAACTCTAGATAGGACAACATATAATTGACCATGCGTAAAAATGGATCTTTCAAAAGGTATTGAAATCGTTTCAGGTGTTGTACATTGGTTATATGGAAGATATTCAATACATATCAAAATTAGCTTATCATTACCGTATTTTAGATCTTTAAATGATAAATTATGTTGATTTGGTCAATGATGTTTATTAATTTTGATTTAACTTTAATTTCATTGAAATTTTGCTATTTCAGAAACTTCAGGGATTTGATATGCATACACATGGTAAATAAGCGGGGAAATATGTTTCTGAACTCATGAAGTTTTTTTTTCATATGACAAAAGAAAAATTCTTGTAATTAAAAAACTTATAAATtcgtaaataataataataataataataataataataataataataataacaacaacaataataacaataataataataataataataataataataataataaagcatGAATATTTTAATACATATGCTGGTCTAATATATCTCTCGTGACGTTGAAAATTTTCAGAATCTACTAACATTAATATTTCTTGATTTTCTTGAAAATGTAAACATAATAAGTGTAACAAAATTGGGTAAATATCCCTTAATCGGGGGATAGGTATGATGAgtaatattgacatattttgttgCTATATAAGAATTTATGAGTATGAGTtgtaaaataaaattcaaattggAAAACCAAAACAATGACACATGGCGTGTTATTGATTTAATAGCTTGACATATGACAAAATGATATTAATcatattcatttattagatagggatatatatatatatatatatatatatatatatatatatatatatatatatatatatatattaacaaattgtttttgtgatatttttacaaaaattatttataaaaagctttacaaaaatataaaaaaaacataagataaaaaacattaaaaaaaacatattcgaacaaaacataaaaaaaaccttAAGAACTtgaaaaattattcaaaaaacgttaaaaaatttaaacatacaaaatataaaaatccatTTTGATCATATTTATTTGGATGATAATATATTGAATTAAATAAAGTTTTTATTCAATACAACATTTGGatcattataatttttaaatCATAACTATAATAATAAAGTATcattaaatatttgaatcaaactatttttagatcaTAACAAGTTAAAGATCATAAACATATTGAATCATAATATTTTGGAATCATAAATATTTTATATCATCTCTATTTCCATCATATTATGTtcaacattttttaaaaaaaaacttttaatcttttaaaatcaAGTTTGGTATCTAAAAcaagttatttttttaaaaaaaatatttttacaaagACATTAGAATAGTGAGTAAAAGTATTccttaaatttttataatttgagGAGAATTTTTTCtgtgtttttttataaataatatatatatatatatatatatatatatatatatatatatatatatatatatatatacacacacacacacacatagttttttttttaaattttcatgattgTGCTCATTTTATAGAGAATTCATTTTTAAGAACTTTGGTTTTTCAGATTTTGTTTatcaaagaaaaaaaagttattatgtaaaaacgaaattgattaaataaaaaaaccCATTAAAGGTGTGATGGAAACGTGTCCTAGGATGGGAGTTACTTTGGAGCGTCCAAGATTCTACCACAACGAAACTTTAAGAGTATACGGTATGGGTGGTGTTATAAACCATTACGGCTGAGTTGGCACCCCATAACCTCGTTATAACACTATGAACACCACCCCCAAATGGTGTTAGGACATAAAATATGGTAATATCAATGTGCTTTAACGTGGAAAATTAACCAATCATCTTcttttcttctcattctctttctttctctagctcttaacatgtaataacataaaaaaatcaCTTCCTATATGGTATTAAGATGATGTTAAGGTTGAGATAACACGTGAAATGGTGTTATAACATTGACGTATACCCAATGCTATAAGGCAATTACTCTACCACCCTTCACATTTTCCCGGGTCATCCTTCAACTTTCTAATGCTTACATAAATGGCCCTCGTATTTGTTAAGGTTAATCAGTTTTTTCACATTAAATCTTAACcatccaaattttcaaataaacgaCCTGGATTAGTCCTTACGGTTCCTACTAATCTATAATACATTATAAATGAAATCTCACTGTTTCTAAAAATAActtcaatataataatattatttttttaagacgtccaaacgaTTTAGCCAATAGTACAAGTAAccaccaataaaataatattaaatttataaCTTAACCCAATTTAGGTGGAAAAGATACGCAAAGATTCAAACTAAAAACATATTATgcctaaaataaaattaataaatcttTATCTATTATACCAAATAAAAAACGTGTCTCATATATTGTGGAGAATTGGAAATCCTAGACGGcgattcaaattttaaaattgaagGTTACAATTCCGTTTTTATTATTGAGGTTAATACGtggataataaattaaaatatgtcAAATAATATTGATTATAATATTTATCTTTATTATACAAAATACACAAAAATACAAGTTAGTTATTAATATAGATTATTAATATAAAGTGAAAATGACCGACAAAGTtattcattgttttttttttttttgaaatttaaaacttttactttttaaataaagtggtaataagaattattatacatatatatacgtcATTTATATCAAATCTAAAAATAAGAATTATCAAAAATAATttcaatatgaagaaaataaaacTATGCAATTTacatgttttttattattatttttatatttgagAATATTTGACAAAACAAGAAAGTAAGtcttaaataaaaacaaaataaatgattaataatTCTTGACAATAaaaatcaaacatgtctaatttaAATTGACCGGAAACCAGCTATTTTAATAATACTATATTGATTAATAcccaataaattattaaatacaaAGACTTCATATTATAACTTAATATGTATACCACAAAAAAAACAATAGAAAAATGtggataatataaaaaaaatcttgtAAAAGGACTAGATGTGTAATTTGccctattatttaaaaaaaaaaaaaaaaaaaaaaaaaaaaaaaaaaaaactcgagaATATGgacatattttgatttttaatattttacccaaaacaataatataattttatttttaacacaAAATAATAATGCAACTTATATGTTAGAAAAAAACAACATACAAAATACTTTGAAATTAAAAATCATACATTTATTTTTGACGAAAGATaataataaattttgatttttaacccAACAATTCACAATCATCGTCTACTTCATTGTGTTATTTATGGAATTTTACATGTTTCCGCAATGAAACAAATCGTCGCAAGAAATCTATTTATTGAAGTTTTTTAACTTTCGTTTAAAAACTATTCACCGAAATGAAACTAATTGCTGAAACAAAGTTATTGCCGCCCGTCGCATTGCGCGGGTAGATggctagtgtgtgtgtatatatatatatacatacacacacacacaagtagGTTCATGAGAAAACATAAATATCTTGCGAAAACGCAAAAACtgattttatcttataaaaatcaaacacaagtactatgaaaattaaatttattagcaataaataaaagataataaGTTTATATTGCATTGTGTTAtgataatatagatttaaagGTGGTTTAACAACTATTTTTTTCACGTCCATAACCACTGttcatgttttcataataaaaatgtcaaaaatcatGCTTTGCTAATATGAAATAATTTCTTATGTATCATTGATTATCATCATTTAGTTCAAAGTTTGGATGGATTATTGTCTAAAATATAAGATTGAGGTGACACAGTCTCATAGTTTTCTCTTGTTTTTGcgttttcgcaaattatttgtattttcgcatgaaccatatatatatatatatatatatatatatatatatatatatatatatatatatatatatatatcactgttGTAAAATCCCGATTAAGTCcagattaatctccgattaatctgtaggcgctactcgaccgattagagtgCGCCTAACGATTAAGCTCTACATACACAATGAGTGAAACAATAGAACCCGATAAATTTTAACACTTTCAAGAAGTTATATCacaatagaaactatttgaggtataattagtgttatattaATCATAtcaacctattttgttatgatatcaGTGGTATTTACAAACTTTTATataatattagtcatatttaatttttttaaaatttaacaaattagcaattaatggtccccgattaaacTCTTAACCCCAATCCATCGACTGGCTAAcgtcaaacgatttttacaaccttgaaatatatatatatatatatatatatatatatatatatatatatatatatatatatatatatatatatatatatatatatatatatatatatatatatatatatatatatatatatatatatatatatatatatatatatatatatatatggacttgTTAATCCCTTATGGACTTGTTAATCCCTTGGGTCTACTCATAGATAATGTTGGGCTTATTAAGAGTGTGACCATAGTCACGTGATGGGGCCATTTAAGAGAATGACCAtagtaactaataaatataaatGGAAAGATATGCACTGTTTTTATAATTTAAGTTTGTATTTTACCATTAACATCAGAATTATGTGTTATGATTTATCCAATCCAATATAAAATGAGATAAAGTAATTGATTCTAATTGTACATGTAATCATTGGCCCATAAAATATCATATTATCTATTAGTAATCTTGTTTGTTTCATTTTCAACTTCGTTTGCAATTGGTCTTAAAAGCTTTTTTTAGATGAGGTATCgtgctttatttttattaatcaactTTTTACATTAAAACCACTTAGAAATACAATTTCTGACTACATACATACTCTCCATGAATTCGACCCGCCTAAGTAGCAATATGTGTTTTGTTTAGACGCATTGAGCCATTGAGCCATTGACAGCATGCAAATTCGACCCACTTAAGGGCATTCACAATGAATAGTTTAATGTGAGAGTTGAATAAGGTGATATGTTTAATTGACATTCAATGTATTAAACTCTATCATTGTGGATGACATGTTGATATTCAATGAATATTGAGTTGAATGGTCATTGAATTCTTTCAATGGGAAAAAACgaaaaactttatatatatatatatatatatatatatatatatatatatatatatatatatatatatatatatatatatatatatataacttaatatAGAATTATATAGTAATTAAAATGATATTGAGTAAATctattaaagtttaatttattatgtgTTAATCCCCCAACTTTCTCATTTTTCATAGTATACAGAATACCACCTACCACTCACCAAGTCACTATCGTAATTAAGGAATTTCAGACTTTATAGCGTGTACAGATTTTAAGAGCCGTTCATTCCACCTACTGCTCACGCCACAAATTTATTGAAGCGACTCAACCAACGCATACGCCACACACCACCAGTCTCCGGGCCTCGTTGCCTTGACCGACAACATGCAACAACCATGTTGCTGTGTGATCACCAACCAACATTTGTTTTCTCAAGTAATCGTCCTATAAATCCACATATATATGATAAACATCCAATTTCCTATCACAAGTAAAGTCAGCGAAATGGATATCACCACCACTAACGGCGGCGTATGGAAGAGACATGTTGCAGTTTTTGCATTCCCTTTCGCTTCACACCCTCCGCTCCTTCTAAGCCTAGTGCAGAGACTAGCCTCCGCCGCCCCTACGGTGgttttctccttcttcaacacccGAAAATCTAACCGGGCGTTGTTCTCTGAGCTCAGTTGTGACAACATACGGCCGTATGATGTCTCCGACGGCATACCAGAGGATTATGCTTTTGTGGGGAAGCCTCAGGAGGATATTAACTTGTTTCTGGCGGTGGCGGAGGAGGAGTTTAGGAGGGGTGTGAAAGTGGCGGAGGAGGATATCGGACTGAGAATCAACTGCCTGGTGGTGGATGCTTTTATTTGGTTTTCCAGTCAGATGGCGGAGGATTTGAACATTCCTTGGGTGTCGTTTTGGACTGCCGGAGCTTGTTCTCTCTCTGCACATTTTTACACTGACCTCATTAGGGAAAAAGGTGCTCAACTCAAAGGTAAAGTAAACATGATCTTAAcgtattctttttctttttatttcaaTAAAcaaatctatacacaaactatATACAACAATCAAGACATGCATCTTAACAGGTAATTCAGTTGGGCCTGACAAGGAAGTGGTTGACTTGATCCCTGGATTCTCAACGATTCGACTAGGCGATTTACCTGGTGGAGTCCTCTTCGGAAACCTCGAATCACCATTCTCAACCATGCTACATAACATGGGAAGAACCCTAGACAAAGCCACCGTTGTTGCAATAAACTCATTTCAAGAACTAGACACTGATCTCACCAAAAACCTCTCTTCAAAATTCAACAACTTTCTCAACATTGGTCCCTTCCATCTCATCTCCAAACAAAAACCAACGtccatatttgatgaattttCATGCAGTTCTTGGTTAGATAGTCAAAAGCCAAGATCAGTGGCCTACATCTCCTTTGGCACAATATGCAGGCTTCTTCCAGATGAGATAGTCGCTTTGGCTGAAACACTTGAAGAGACCAAAATTCCGTTTCTTTGGTCACTAAAGAACGATATCATGAAGCTTTTACCAGATGGGTTCTTGGAGAGAACAACTGCGAATGGATTAGGGAAAGTTGTATCATGGGCCCCACAGATACAGGTCTTGGAGCATTTCGCAATAAGTGTGTTTGTAACACATGGTGGATGGAACTCTGTGTTGGAGAGCATTGGAGCTGGTGTTCCGATGATATGTAGGCCGTTTTTAGGGGACCAACAGATGAATACTTGGATGGTTGAGAGAGTTTGGGGGATAGGGGTGAGAATTGAAGGTGGGAAATTCACGAAAGAAGGAACTCGTTCTGCTCTTGAACATATATTATCGCTCAATGATTCGTCGAAAAAGCTGAAGGAGAGGATTGAAACTTTGAAAGAGCTTGCTCACGAGGCAGTTGGACCAAACGGGAGTTCTAATCAAAATTTCATGACTTTAGTGGATGTGGTCACTAATGCCACCCTCTGATCTTCTGTCCTGGAGCATTATAATGAATTGAAGTTGTGAAAGTCATTATGTTAATGCAGCTATCtatggtttttagttttaatcttgATTTTGTGAGAATTTTAATTAGAAAAATATCAAGGATAATGACttataaaattaatatattttttgatttatacatattttgGTTATTGAGTTTTTTTATTGTTTATATTTGTCTCTTCAACTTGTTTAGCCGTATACATTTAGTCCTTACGACCAATTATTTCAGATAAACCGAAAAAAATGGATTAATAGGATAATATACTTCTCACTTTGAATAGATTTAGtcattagtatttttttttgctcatttagtctttaatatttttttgttgcaaaataagttattCTCGTTTTTATACATATTCAATACTTATAATGAGCAGTTTCGTTACTTTTTCTCATAGCATCCTACGTCGTAACTTGTTCATACACTCTTATATTTTATTGATCTTTATATCTATGCATTTATAGTTGTGTctactataactttcgtttagattacttccgttaaaaagtaatatatttttatttacaatttttatatacatgtgtttttttttaattactgTATGTCTGAACCTTTTTTTATAAAACCGCAAGTAAAAATATGTTACTTCTTAATAGGAGTTATCGAAACGACAATTATAGTAAACTCAAGTACGAACACGTacatataaagatcgttaaaatccgaGATCGTATGAAAAAGTTGCGACATTGAAAACACAAGAACTAAGCATCAAGTAGTCGAGGTCGTGTTAGTCATAAACATCAACATCCTTGAACACCTTATTAATGATTGTCTCACGTAGGATGTTGTTGTGATATGTTGGAGAGGGTTGAGTTGGGATTATAGATGAGATCCGTGCATGTATCTTCTCCTGATATCACAGTATAAAAGAGAAAGATGATCGTTAGTCGACATCCGGGAGGaagctccgacgatcaagttagtaTGAGGTCTGAGAAAGATAATAGTAAATCACAGGGAAAAGAGTTACGTCACCTTCTTCATGAGGAAGAAGAATCCTTTTATACCTGTTTGAGAGGCGTGCCCCTAAACTGATTCTGTTGAGAATTCCCTCGTGGGGTGCGACGTGGCAAACCCATATTGGAGGATCCTTCGTCAAGTCTTTTTCCCTCATTCCCTCATTGTCTAGAGGAGATCTTTTAATTATTATGAAGATCGTGGCTATCGTCTAATGGGTAAGTGGAACTCTCTGATTGGTCCCACGTTTACCGGGATGTAATTCCTTGTAGAACAGGTTAAGGCGCGGTTCTGCACTTTAACCGCCACACCAGTGATCTTCGCGTTGGCGAAAGCCCGACCTTGGCTTCGGACTGGGTTCTGACCAGGCCAAGCCCGATGTTAGTTTGACTTCTCCTTTTTTGACGTTCACCCTGAGGGATACATTAACAAGTTCCTTAGGCTTGTAGGTGTATGTGTCGGCTTTGACAGCGTCACCATTCGAGACTATATTTCAACACGTGTATATATGTCTGGGATTATCTTTAGCATTTGACAGGCCTTAGATAGCGTCGTCAA
This window encodes:
- the LOC111894781 gene encoding kaempferol 3-O-beta-D-galactosyltransferase, translated to MINIQFPITSKVSEMDITTTNGGVWKRHVAVFAFPFASHPPLLLSLVQRLASAAPTVVFSFFNTRKSNRALFSELSCDNIRPYDVSDGIPEDYAFVGKPQEDINLFLAVAEEEFRRGVKVAEEDIGLRINCLVVDAFIWFSSQMAEDLNIPWVSFWTAGACSLSAHFYTDLIREKGAQLKGNSVGPDKEVVDLIPGFSTIRLGDLPGGVLFGNLESPFSTMLHNMGRTLDKATVVAINSFQELDTDLTKNLSSKFNNFLNIGPFHLISKQKPTSIFDEFSCSSWLDSQKPRSVAYISFGTICRLLPDEIVALAETLEETKIPFLWSLKNDIMKLLPDGFLERTTANGLGKVVSWAPQIQVLEHFAISVFVTHGGWNSVLESIGAGVPMICRPFLGDQQMNTWMVERVWGIGVRIEGGKFTKEGTRSALEHILSLNDSSKKLKERIETLKELAHEAVGPNGSSNQNFMTLVDVVTNATL